In Mus musculus strain C57BL/6J chromosome 1, GRCm38.p6 C57BL/6J, a single genomic region encodes these proteins:
- the Gpr35 gene encoding G-protein coupled receptor 35 isoform X1, translating to MFSPRTMNSTTCNSTLTWPASVNNFFIIYSALLLVLGLLLNSVALWVFCYRMHQWTETRIYMTNLAVADLCLLCSLPFVLYSLKYSSSDTPVCQLSQGIYLANRYMSISLVTAIAVDRYVAVRHPLRARELRSPRQAAAVCVALWVIVVTSLVVRWRLGMQEGGFCFSSQTRRNFSTTAFSLLGFYLPLAIVVFCSLQVVTVLSRRPAADVGQAEATQKATHMVWANLAVFVICFLPLHVVLTVQVSLNLNTCAARDTFSRALSITGKLSDTNCCLDAICYYYMAREFQEASKPATSSNTPHKSQDSQILSLT from the coding sequence CCCTAGGACCATGAATAGTACAACCTGTAACAGCACCCTCACGTGGCCTGCTTCCGTCAACAACTTCTTCATCATCTACTCAGCCTTGCTGCTGGTGCTGGGCCTGCTGCTCAACAGCGTGGCACTCTGGGTATTCTGCTATCGCATGCACCAGTGGACAGAGACCCGCATCTATATGACCAACCTGGCTGTGGCCGACCTCTGCCTGCTCTGCTCCTTGCCATTTGTGCTGTACTCCCTGAAATATagttcttcagacacacccgtcTGCCAGCTCTCACAGGGCATCTACCTGGCCAACAGATACATGAGCATAAGCCTGGTCACTGCCATTGCTGTGGACCGCTATGTGGCAGTGCGGCATCCCCTGCGTGCGCGTGAGCTGCGGTCCCCGAGACAGGCTGCAGCAGTGTGTGTGGCCCTTTGGGTGATAGTGGTCACCTCCCTGGTAGTGCGCTGGCGCCTGGGGATGCAGGAGGGTGGCTTCTGCTTCAGCAGCCAAACCCGGCGCAATTTCAGCACCACTGCCTTCTCACTGCTGGGATTCTACCTGCCGCTGGCCATCGTGGTCTTCTGCTCTTTGCAGGTAGTGACTGTGCTATCGAGAAGGCCAGCCGCTGATGTGGGGCAGGCAGAGGCCACCCAAAAGGCCACCCACATGGTCTGGGCCAACTTGGCTGTGTTTGTCATCTGCTTCCTGCCCTTGCATGTGGTCCTGACCGTGCAGGTCTCCCTGAACCTCAATACCTGTGCTGCCCGAGACACCTTCAGCCGTGCCCTGTCCATCACAGGTAAACTCTCAGACACCAACTGCTGCCTGGATGCCATCTGTTACTACTACATGGCCAGAGAGTTCCAGGAAGCGTCCAAGCCAGCCACGTCTTCCAACACACCCCACAAGAGCCAAGATTCCCAGATCCTGAGCCTCACCTAG
- the Gpr35 gene encoding G-protein coupled receptor 35: protein MNSTTCNSTLTWPASVNNFFIIYSALLLVLGLLLNSVALWVFCYRMHQWTETRIYMTNLAVADLCLLCSLPFVLYSLKYSSSDTPVCQLSQGIYLANRYMSISLVTAIAVDRYVAVRHPLRARELRSPRQAAAVCVALWVIVVTSLVVRWRLGMQEGGFCFSSQTRRNFSTTAFSLLGFYLPLAIVVFCSLQVVTVLSRRPAADVGQAEATQKATHMVWANLAVFVICFLPLHVVLTVQVSLNLNTCAARDTFSRALSITGKLSDTNCCLDAICYYYMAREFQEASKPATSSNTPHKSQDSQILSLT, encoded by the coding sequence ATGAATAGTACAACCTGTAACAGCACCCTCACGTGGCCTGCTTCCGTCAACAACTTCTTCATCATCTACTCAGCCTTGCTGCTGGTGCTGGGCCTGCTGCTCAACAGCGTGGCACTCTGGGTATTCTGCTATCGCATGCACCAGTGGACAGAGACCCGCATCTATATGACCAACCTGGCTGTGGCCGACCTCTGCCTGCTCTGCTCCTTGCCATTTGTGCTGTACTCCCTGAAATATagttcttcagacacacccgtcTGCCAGCTCTCACAGGGCATCTACCTGGCCAACAGATACATGAGCATAAGCCTGGTCACTGCCATTGCTGTGGACCGCTATGTGGCAGTGCGGCATCCCCTGCGTGCGCGTGAGCTGCGGTCCCCGAGACAGGCTGCAGCAGTGTGTGTGGCCCTTTGGGTGATAGTGGTCACCTCCCTGGTAGTGCGCTGGCGCCTGGGGATGCAGGAGGGTGGCTTCTGCTTCAGCAGCCAAACCCGGCGCAATTTCAGCACCACTGCCTTCTCACTGCTGGGATTCTACCTGCCGCTGGCCATCGTGGTCTTCTGCTCTTTGCAGGTAGTGACTGTGCTATCGAGAAGGCCAGCCGCTGATGTGGGGCAGGCAGAGGCCACCCAAAAGGCCACCCACATGGTCTGGGCCAACTTGGCTGTGTTTGTCATCTGCTTCCTGCCCTTGCATGTGGTCCTGACCGTGCAGGTCTCCCTGAACCTCAATACCTGTGCTGCCCGAGACACCTTCAGCCGTGCCCTGTCCATCACAGGTAAACTCTCAGACACCAACTGCTGCCTGGATGCCATCTGTTACTACTACATGGCCAGAGAGTTCCAGGAAGCGTCCAAGCCAGCCACGTCTTCCAACACACCCCACAAGAGCCAAGATTCCCAGATCCTGAGCCTCACCTAG